The following proteins are co-located in the Synchiropus splendidus isolate RoL2022-P1 chromosome 14, RoL_Sspl_1.0, whole genome shotgun sequence genome:
- the LOC128770801 gene encoding transmembrane protein 168-A-like, producing MLRVLRYCSSHCLSAAMTRLEEANGEVSKWSPVRWLGYLSGVNLLVGLFLGLFPRWDNSPGPALPVVLVLTVVVLVLACVLYYYFELERLSSSLLHVCIGFLLGALSLLPGHGRVTVTQLAANYTLLTGVALRTVWALLERTLGSTRYRPAFLTAAERLELAGFAAAATVVHQQYLSVMALLLSLGTVMVALRMKVLLALPSLLLFMVLSVQFFLWYQELMDPFALGCFFGLLICDPLLDVYFSGLSVSERWQPFLRQRGLWRRLSLLPLLLPELVFVLLAADAVSRFREHWLSVLWAVCVTFWTISHVVFIITVWGFHTKLSHCQRLCWSQGPGVIGLDRVMASKGMRLFCLISERLLVFTLVSTVTVAAVSWQHVGSSSFVSTFLLVLPMESLFHGLFRELGASLGGTCVGYAVVIPTNYCSADGQPVLLPPDQVQELNRRSTSMLSHIQRFFAHHLIENFGCDYSTSGVTLAALQAKVKSFLALRTADGPRHDTYVIFYSGHTHQSGEWALAGGDTLHLEQLVDWWREKNGGFSSRLILVLDCEHALPWVKQVRSVEDVFVAVQGAELAVPRDAELSERPQLGDFVAQWVDYNCDPNSAVQWSRMGRAISAAYGVSANWGDYTLRLPTGSDVTNHWSTYFPRATYPVVWMAQWCGGLNLLWLCSACLRCLRRLKLRLFPPAVLDMGQGFKLVRS from the exons ATGTTACGGGTCCTGCGCTACTGCTCGAGCCACTGTCTCTCCGCGGCCATGACCCGGCTGGAGGAGGCGAACGGGGAGGTGAGCAAGTGGTCCCCGGTGCGGTGGTTGGGCTACCTGTCCGGCGTCAACCTGCTGGTCGGGCTGTTTCTGGGACTCTTCCCGCGCTGGGACAACAGCCCCGGGCCCGCGCTTCCCGTGGTCCTGGTCCTGACCGTGGTCGTGCTCGTGCTCGCCTGCGTGCTTTACTACTACTTCGAACTGGAGCGGCTCAGCTCGAGCCTGTTGCACGTGTGCATCGGCTTCCTGTTGGGGGCGCTGTCGCTGCTCCCCGGTCACGGGCGCGTCACCGTGACGCAGCTGGCCGCCAACTACACGCTGCTGACCGGCGTGGCTCTGAGGACGGTGTGGGCTCTGCTGGAGCGGACCCTGGGCAGCACCCGGTACCGACCCGCCTTCCTCACCGCCGCCGAGCGCCTGGAGCTGGCGGGCTTCGCGGCGGCCGCCACCGTGGTGCACCAACAGTACCTGAGCGTGATGGCTCTGCTGCTGTCGCTGGGCACCGTCATGGTGGCCCTGCGGATGAAGGTGCTCCTGGCGCTTCCCAGCCTGCTGCTCTTCATGGTCCTGAGCGTCCAGTTCTTCCTCTGGTATCAGGAGCTGATGGACCCCTTCGCCCTGGGCTGCTTCTTCGGCCTGCTCATCTGCGACCCGCTGCTGGACGTCTACTTCAGCGGGCTGTCGGTGAGCGAGCGCTGGCAGCCCTTCCTGCGCCAGCGAGGCCTGTGGCGCCGGCTCtccctgctgccgctgctgctcccGGAACTGGTCTTCGTGCTCCTGGCGGCGGACGCTGTCTCCCGCTTCAGGGAGCACTGGCTGTCCGTCCTGTGGGCCGTCTGCGTGACCTTCTGGACCATCAGCCACGTGGTGTTCATCATCACCGTCTGGGGTTTCCACACCAAGCTGAGCCACTGCCAGCGGCTGTGCTGGTCCCAGGGGCCAGGGGTCATCGGGCTGGACCGGGTGATGGCGTCCAAGGGGATGAGGCTCTTCTGCCTGATCTCAGAGCGTCTGCTGGTCTTCACGCTGGTGTCCACGGTGACGGTGGCGGCTGTGTCGTGGCAG CACGTTGGGAGCAGCAGCTTCGTCAGCACGTTCCTGCTGGTGCTCCCCATGGAGTCTTTGTTCCACGGTCTCTTCCGTGAGCTGGGCGCCAGTCTGGGAGGCACCTGTGTGGGCTACGCCGTGGTCATCCCCACCAACTACTGCAG CGCCGACGGTCAGCCGGTGCTGCTGCCCCCAGACCAGGTCCAGGAGCTGAACCGACGCTCCACGTCCATGCTGAGCCACATCCAGCGCTTCTTCGCTCACCACCTGATCGAGAACTTCGGCTGCGACTACTCCACGAGCGGCGTGACGCTGGCCGCCCTGCAGGCCAAGGTCAAGTCCTTCCTGGCGCTGCGGACGGCCGACGGCCCCCGACACGACACCTACGTCATCTTCTACAGCGGACACACTCACCAGTCCGGAGAGTGGGCGCTGGCAG ggggcgacacCCTGCATCTGGAGCAGCTGGTGGACTGGTGGCGGGAGAAGAACGGCGGCTTCTCCTCGCGCCTCATCCTGGTGCTGGACTGCGAGCACGCTCTTCCGTGGGTGAAGCAGGTGAGGAGCGTGGAGGACGTGTTTGTGGCCGTGCAGGGCGCCGAGCTGGCCGTGCCGCGAGACGCCGAGCTCTCAGAGCGGCCGCAGCTGGGAGACTTCGTGGCTCAGTGGGTGGACTACAACTGCGACCCCAACAGCGCCGTCCAGTGGTCGAGGATGGGCCGCGCCATCTCCGCCGCCTACGGCGTCTCGGCCAACTGGGGCGACTACACGCTCCGCCTGcccacaggaagtgatgtcacgaACCACTGGAGCACCTATTTCCCCCGGGCCACCTACCCGGTGGTGTGGATGGCGCAGTGGTGCGGCGGCCTCAACCTGCTGTGGCTCTGCAGCGCCTGCCTGCGCTGCCTGCGCAGACTCAAGCTCCGCCTGTTTCCTCCCGCTGTTCTGGACATGGGTCAGGGCTTCAAGCTGGTCCGATCCTAG
- the poglut3 gene encoding protein O-glucosyltransferase 3 isoform X1, which yields MARFRHFSRRLCLVLAAVVGFRLLPCACERVSPERCLLWGPGLQPDLVLPVRYFYIQAVDERGANWTVSPGKDSFRVKITSMEQKHVRIHVPAPLDRGDGSFLVRYRLYGSARAGLRVEVLHQDSPVAGSPYLLAGPVYHEYCDCPEPDASAWQRLMQCPAQEPQVQEDFRSFPSVDLERLREEVPGRFSNRGGLIHYTLLDNRLFRRTLGKYTDFKMFSDEMLLSLTRKVKLPDLEFYINVGDWPLESRRADAGPVPVLSWCGSTETRDIVLPTYEVTHSTLEAMRGVTNDLLSVQGHTGPQWENKTGRAFFRGRDSREERLRLATLSQSHPDLLDAGITGWFFFRDREKEVGKAPLVGFFDFFKFKYQVNVDGTVAAYRFPYLMLGNSLVLKQDSPYYEHFYTHLRPHSHFLPVQRDLSDLLGKIRWARANDTAARQVARAGQELARELLQPSRLYCYYLKVLLTYAQRQSGPPLRHPDMEEVPQPRDHTAACTCERAAAHAVKDEL from the exons ATGGCTCGGTTCCGCCACTTCTCTCGTCGCTTGTGTCTAGTTTTGGCTGCTGTCGTGGGCTTCCGCCTGCTGCCGTGCGCATGCGAGCGAGTGAGTCCGGAGAGGTGTCTGCTGTGGGGCCCCGGGCTGCAGCCGGACCTGGTTCTGCCGGTCCGATACTTCTACATCCAGGCGGTCGACGAGCGAGGAGCCAACTGGACCGTGTCTCCGG GGAAAGACTCTTTCAGAGTGAAGATCACCTCCATGGAGCAGAAGCACGTGCGGATCCACGTCCCGGCGCCTCTGGACCGAGGAGACGGCTCCTTCCTGGTGAGGTACCGACTGTACGGGTCGGCGCGGGCCGGCCTCAGGGTGGAGGTGCTTCACCAGGACTCTCCGGTGGCTGGGTCCCCGTACCTTCTGGCAG GTCCGGTCTACCACGAGTACTGCGACTGCCCAGAACCGGACGCCTCCGCCTGGCAGCGGCTCATGCAGTGTCCGGCCCAGGAGCCTCAGGTGCAGGAGGACTTCAGGTCCTTTCCCTCCGTGGACCTGGAGCGTCTGAGAGAAGAAGTTCCTGGCAGGTTCTCCAACAGAGGTGGCCTCATCCACTACACGCTCCTGGACAACCGGCTGTTCCGCCGGACGCTGGGGAAGTACACCGACTTCAAGATGTTCTCCGACGAGATGCTGCTGTCCCTGACCCGCAAG GTGAAGCTTCCAGACCTGGAGTTCTACATCAACGTGGGCGACTGGCCGCTGGAGAGCCGGAGAGCCGACGCGGGTCCTGTTCCGGTCTTGTCCTGGTGCGGTTCCACGGAGACCCGGGACATCGTCTTGCCCACGTACGAGGTCACCCACTCCACACTGGAGGCCATGAGGGGCGTGACCAATGACCTGCTGTCCGTCCAGGGGCACACGG GTCCTCAGTGGGAGAACAAAACGGGCCGGGCCTTCTTCCGAGGCCGGGATAGTCGCGAGGAGCGCCTCCGTCTGGCCACTCTGTCCCAGAGCCACCCGGACCTGCTGGACGCCGGCATCACAGGCTGGTTCTTCTTCAGAGACCGGGAGAAGGAGGTGGGCAAGGCCCCGCTGGTGGGCTTCTTCGACTTCTTCAAG TTCAAGTACCAGGTGAATGTGGACGGCACGGTGGCTGCGTACCGCTTCCCCTACCTGATGCTGGGCAACAGCCTGGTGCTGAAGCAGGACTCGCCGTACTACGAACACTTCTACACGCACCTGCGACCCCACTCTCACTTCCTGCCCGTCCAGAGGGACCTGTCTGACCTGCTGGGGAAGATCCGCTGGGCCAGGGCGAACGACACGGCGGCCCGGCAAGTGGCCCGGGCAGGTCAGGAGCTGGCCCGAGAGCTGCTGCAGCCCAGCAGACTCTACTGTTACTACCTCAAAGTTCTGCTCACGTACGCGCAGCGCCAGAGCGGACCACCTCTGAGACACCCCGACATGGAGGAGGTGCCGCAGCCCCGGGACCACACTGCAGCGTGCACCTGCGAGCGCGCCGCGGCGCACGCTGTGAAAGACGAACTTTGA
- the poglut3 gene encoding protein O-glucosyltransferase 3 isoform X2, with protein MARFRHFSRRLCLVLAAVVGFRLLPCACERVSPERCLLWGPGLQPDLVLPVRYFYIQAVDERGANWTVSPGKDSFRVKITSMEQKHVRIHVPAPLDRGDGSFLVRYRLYGSARAGLRVEVLHQDSPVAGSPYLLAGPVYHEYCDCPEPDASAWQRLMQCPAQEPQVQEDFRSFPSVDLERLREEVPGRFSNRGGLIHYTLLDNRLFRRTLGKYTDFKMFSDEMLLSLTRKVKLPDLEFYINVGDWPLESRRADAGPVPVLSWCGSTETRDIVLPTYEVTHSTLEAMRGVTNDLLSVQGHTGPQWENKTGRAFFRGRDSREERLRLATLSQSHPDLLDAGITGWFFFRDREKEFKYQVNVDGTVAAYRFPYLMLGNSLVLKQDSPYYEHFYTHLRPHSHFLPVQRDLSDLLGKIRWARANDTAARQVARAGQELARELLQPSRLYCYYLKVLLTYAQRQSGPPLRHPDMEEVPQPRDHTAACTCERAAAHAVKDEL; from the exons ATGGCTCGGTTCCGCCACTTCTCTCGTCGCTTGTGTCTAGTTTTGGCTGCTGTCGTGGGCTTCCGCCTGCTGCCGTGCGCATGCGAGCGAGTGAGTCCGGAGAGGTGTCTGCTGTGGGGCCCCGGGCTGCAGCCGGACCTGGTTCTGCCGGTCCGATACTTCTACATCCAGGCGGTCGACGAGCGAGGAGCCAACTGGACCGTGTCTCCGG GGAAAGACTCTTTCAGAGTGAAGATCACCTCCATGGAGCAGAAGCACGTGCGGATCCACGTCCCGGCGCCTCTGGACCGAGGAGACGGCTCCTTCCTGGTGAGGTACCGACTGTACGGGTCGGCGCGGGCCGGCCTCAGGGTGGAGGTGCTTCACCAGGACTCTCCGGTGGCTGGGTCCCCGTACCTTCTGGCAG GTCCGGTCTACCACGAGTACTGCGACTGCCCAGAACCGGACGCCTCCGCCTGGCAGCGGCTCATGCAGTGTCCGGCCCAGGAGCCTCAGGTGCAGGAGGACTTCAGGTCCTTTCCCTCCGTGGACCTGGAGCGTCTGAGAGAAGAAGTTCCTGGCAGGTTCTCCAACAGAGGTGGCCTCATCCACTACACGCTCCTGGACAACCGGCTGTTCCGCCGGACGCTGGGGAAGTACACCGACTTCAAGATGTTCTCCGACGAGATGCTGCTGTCCCTGACCCGCAAG GTGAAGCTTCCAGACCTGGAGTTCTACATCAACGTGGGCGACTGGCCGCTGGAGAGCCGGAGAGCCGACGCGGGTCCTGTTCCGGTCTTGTCCTGGTGCGGTTCCACGGAGACCCGGGACATCGTCTTGCCCACGTACGAGGTCACCCACTCCACACTGGAGGCCATGAGGGGCGTGACCAATGACCTGCTGTCCGTCCAGGGGCACACGG GTCCTCAGTGGGAGAACAAAACGGGCCGGGCCTTCTTCCGAGGCCGGGATAGTCGCGAGGAGCGCCTCCGTCTGGCCACTCTGTCCCAGAGCCACCCGGACCTGCTGGACGCCGGCATCACAGGCTGGTTCTTCTTCAGAGACCGGGAGAAGGAG TTCAAGTACCAGGTGAATGTGGACGGCACGGTGGCTGCGTACCGCTTCCCCTACCTGATGCTGGGCAACAGCCTGGTGCTGAAGCAGGACTCGCCGTACTACGAACACTTCTACACGCACCTGCGACCCCACTCTCACTTCCTGCCCGTCCAGAGGGACCTGTCTGACCTGCTGGGGAAGATCCGCTGGGCCAGGGCGAACGACACGGCGGCCCGGCAAGTGGCCCGGGCAGGTCAGGAGCTGGCCCGAGAGCTGCTGCAGCCCAGCAGACTCTACTGTTACTACCTCAAAGTTCTGCTCACGTACGCGCAGCGCCAGAGCGGACCACCTCTGAGACACCCCGACATGGAGGAGGTGCCGCAGCCCCGGGACCACACTGCAGCGTGCACCTGCGAGCGCGCCGCGGCGCACGCTGTGAAAGACGAACTTTGA
- the rep15 gene encoding rab15 effector protein, whose product MGQPGSKPRKESPLFSSLKGNLYNRPPNDHIPAKPSIFATLRKPPVAKPNDFIPLFNDCIFAASTRTQEYLLFKDPEDKFRPSPDALTQIFLMTYITQSMNLHMTDTFNCTAMTPEQRILLGADWVWAMLDKPTKNPKIQIAAQVLHLPEREVEEEGGAAPEACSETLQMAQQESSNKTCYEKLVDFCTSIGKDCYALFLFFGRKNDKGNIYGVLSNNFDAAIGKCNNIDRAFIENFFKGSRYLHTPSGMMQAIVTKKEGDSLTLMIKFS is encoded by the exons ATGGGACAGCCAGGAAGCAAACCCCGGAAAGAATCTCCGCTCTTCTCCAGCTTGAAGGGGAACCTCTACAACCGGCCCCCCAACGACCATATCCCGGCCAAACCCAGCATCTTCGCCACCCTCCGGAAGCCCCCCGTGGCCAAGCCCAACGACTTCATCCCCCTCTTCAACGATTGCATCTTCGCCGCCTCCACCAGGACTCAGGAGTACCTGCTCTTCAAAGACCCCGAGGACAAGTTCCGGCCCAGCCCGGACGCCCTGACCCAG ATCTTCCTGATGACCTACATCACCCAGAGCATGAACCTGCACATGACCGACACCTTCAACTGCACCGCCATGACCCCTGAGCAGCGCATCCTCCTGGGCGCCGACTGGGTGTGGGCCATGTTGGACAAGCCCACCAAGAACCCCAAGATCCAGATCGCCGCGCAGGTCCTCCACCTGCCCGAGcgcgaggtggaggaggagggcggcgcCGCCCCAGAGGCCTGCAGCGAGACCCTGCAGATGGCCCAGCAGGAGAGCAGCAACAAGACCTGCTACGAGAAGCTGGTGGACTTCTGCACCTCCATCGGGAAGGACTGCTAcgccctcttcctcttcttcggGAGGAAGAACGACAAGGGCAACATCTACGGCGTCCTGAGCAACAACTTTGACGCCGCCATCGGGAAGTGCAACAACATCGACCGGGCCTTTATCGAGAACTTCTTCAAAGGCTCCAGGTACCTGCACACACCGTCCGGCATGATGCAGGCCATCGTCACCAAGAAGGAGGGCGACTCGCTGACGCTCATGATCAAGTTCAGCTAA